In one window of Bdellovibrio bacteriovorus W DNA:
- a CDS encoding putative phosphodiesterase (COG0584 Glycerophosphoryl diester phosphodiesterase), whose product MGHRGARDRAPENTMRSFEALLESNTPVVEFDIHESADGVWVVHHDDTLDRTTTSSGPLRQKTWSELSNVRTKEGDPLPQLEDVLDLYVDTKMELQIEIKSNGDFARLGRTIEKNIDPSQVTVISFNHRWLHEFKNHHPRFKTACLLFGLPLNPVEIARSAKAEGVSMSVHWIDDELVKTCHEQNITVTAWNANDLETYERMKTLGVDILGTDVPFSAQEWESVIENEK is encoded by the coding sequence ATGGGTCATCGCGGAGCTCGAGACAGAGCTCCTGAAAATACAATGCGTTCCTTCGAAGCCTTGCTGGAGTCAAATACCCCCGTCGTGGAGTTTGATATTCACGAATCCGCCGACGGTGTTTGGGTCGTTCACCATGATGATACCTTAGATCGCACCACCACATCTAGTGGCCCTCTTCGTCAAAAAACTTGGTCAGAGCTTTCAAATGTTCGCACGAAAGAGGGTGATCCTTTGCCCCAACTTGAAGATGTCCTCGATCTTTATGTTGATACGAAAATGGAATTGCAAATCGAAATCAAATCAAACGGAGACTTTGCAAGACTGGGTCGTACGATCGAAAAGAATATCGACCCTTCGCAAGTGACTGTGATCTCGTTTAATCATAGATGGTTGCATGAGTTTAAAAACCACCATCCGCGCTTTAAAACAGCGTGCTTACTCTTTGGCTTGCCTCTCAACCCTGTAGAGATTGCCCGAAGCGCAAAAGCTGAAGGTGTCTCCATGAGCGTTCATTGGATTGACGATGAGCTTGTAAAAACATGCCATGAGCAAAACATCACGGTGACTGCGTGGAATGCCAACGATCTTGAAACCTATGAACGAATGAAAACTCTCGGTGTGGATATCTTAGGAACCGATGTCCCATTTAGTGCCCAAGAGTGGGAGTCGGTGATTGAAAATGAAAAGTGA
- a CDS encoding poly-gamma-glutamate biosynthesis protein (COG2843 Putative enzyme of poly-gamma-glutamate biosynthesis (capsule formation)) produces MKYFLLMKIAKALLMLAASSSIAASADVVITMGGDVNFNRNRINVNSAGVLYSSSPTPWRNFTAGIRPLINGDINFANIETVVSSSNEISNEDKQFAFRSHPNAVRHLIDLGFNLFNLANNHTYDYGHEGMRHTMGEMQKIQQEYPHIVYDGIDYRSNLLKPKIITKNGITFAFATATIGDPRFKASQSQPGILFVRDDRDYKDLIKAFSQTKADFKMLSIHFGTEGKVELDGGQKSRFEYALTYGGVDLIIGHHPHVVRPIQKQGDKYIYYSLGNYMMVGSADITKKIDTRKDWGMFSRLYVERDPQTGKVKVDAIEVIPLTNTHSQARPMEASKATERIYGLNQLGQSEIGNASLILKADQVTGRGIYCDSKLNSIRAKTMCASQLNLRF; encoded by the coding sequence TTGAAATATTTTCTTCTTATGAAAATAGCAAAAGCACTTTTAATGTTAGCGGCGTCTTCTTCTATAGCAGCATCAGCCGATGTTGTTATCACCATGGGTGGAGACGTTAACTTCAATCGCAACCGCATCAATGTAAACTCAGCAGGAGTTCTCTATAGTTCCTCTCCAACACCTTGGCGCAACTTCACTGCCGGCATTAGACCCCTTATTAATGGAGACATTAACTTTGCTAACATTGAAACAGTCGTTTCTTCATCCAATGAGATCAGCAACGAAGACAAACAGTTTGCTTTTCGCAGTCATCCCAATGCCGTTAGACACTTAATTGATCTCGGTTTTAATCTCTTCAATCTTGCCAACAATCACACCTACGACTATGGGCACGAAGGCATGCGCCACACCATGGGCGAAATGCAGAAGATTCAGCAGGAATATCCGCACATTGTCTATGATGGAATCGACTATCGATCTAATTTGTTGAAACCGAAAATCATTACTAAAAATGGAATCACATTTGCGTTTGCTACTGCGACCATTGGAGATCCGCGCTTTAAAGCCAGCCAATCGCAACCAGGAATTCTATTTGTTAGAGACGATAGAGACTATAAAGATCTCATCAAAGCCTTCTCTCAAACTAAGGCGGATTTTAAAATGCTTTCGATCCACTTCGGAACGGAAGGAAAAGTAGAATTAGATGGTGGACAAAAATCACGCTTTGAATACGCGCTGACTTACGGTGGCGTCGATCTTATTATAGGCCATCATCCCCACGTGGTTCGACCCATTCAAAAGCAAGGCGATAAATACATTTACTATAGCCTTGGCAACTATATGATGGTGGGCTCTGCCGACATCACAAAAAAAATTGATACACGCAAAGACTGGGGAATGTTCTCCAGACTTTACGTAGAGCGCGACCCACAAACGGGTAAAGTTAAGGTGGACGCAATTGAAGTGATTCCGTTAACGAATACTCACTCACAAGCTCGCCCGATGGAAGCATCTAAGGCCACTGAACGCATTTATGGCCTCAATCAACTGGGACAATCTGAAATTGGCAACGCCAGCCTGATTCTAAAAGCTGATCAAGTCACGGGCCGCGGAATCTACTGTGATTCAAAACTAAATTCCATTCGCGCCAAAACGATGTGTGCAAGTCAGTTGAACTTAAGATTTTAA
- a CDS encoding chaperonin groES (COG0234 Co-chaperonin GroES (HSP10)), with product MAKSEIGVRPLHDRILVRRMAEEEKTAGGLFIPDTAKEKPQKGEIIATGNGRITEDGKVLPLEVKVGDKVLFSKYAGTELKLEGHEYLMMREEDILGVFN from the coding sequence ATGGCTAAAAGTGAAATCGGCGTACGTCCCCTTCACGATAGAATTCTAGTTCGCAGAATGGCGGAAGAAGAAAAAACCGCTGGCGGATTATTCATCCCCGACACTGCTAAAGAAAAACCACAAAAAGGTGAAATCATTGCTACTGGCAATGGCCGTATTACTGAAGACGGTAAGGTACTTCCATTGGAAGTTAAGGTTGGCGATAAAGTTCTTTTCAGCAAATACGCTGGGACTGAATTAAAACTTGAAGGCCACGAATACCTAATGATGCGCGAAGAAGATATTTTAGGCGTTTTTAACTAA
- a CDS encoding 60 kDa chaperonin (COG0459 Chaperonin GroEL (HSP60 family)): MLVFSEEARAHILKGVNTLANAVKVTLGPKGRNVVIDKSFGSPLITKDGVTVAKEIELENKFENMGAQMVKEVASKTNDEAGDGTTTATVLAQAIYREGAKLVTAGHNPMAIKRGIDKAVTIVIDELKKMAKPVKGSNEVAQVGSISANNDKEIGTMLADAMDKVGREGVITIEESKTAKTEVTVVEGMQFDRGYLSPYFVTNAERMEAVLENAYVLVYDKKISSMKDMINILEGVAKQGRQLLIIAEDVEGEALATLVVNKLRGTLHICAVKAPGFGDRRKSMLEDIAILTGAKVISEDMGRKLEQATIEDLGVAKRVVVDKDNTTVIDGAGKKADISARVASIKAQIEETSSDYDKEKLKERLAKLAGGVAVIHVGAPSEVEMKEKKHRVEDALNATRAAVEEGIVAGGGTSLLRASMAIEKSQFGEEEQFGAMIIKRACEEPIRQISANAGLDGAIVLDRILQNKSVSWGFNAYSDEYTDLIKDGVIDPVKVVRCALTNAASVSSLMLTTETMIAEAPKKDAPAPMGDHGGMGMGGMGGMM, from the coding sequence ATGTTAGTATTTTCAGAAGAAGCTCGTGCACACATTCTAAAAGGTGTGAACACTCTAGCTAATGCAGTAAAAGTAACTTTAGGACCTAAAGGTCGCAACGTTGTCATCGATAAATCTTTTGGTTCACCTTTAATCACTAAAGACGGCGTGACAGTTGCTAAAGAAATCGAATTGGAAAATAAATTCGAAAACATGGGCGCGCAAATGGTTAAAGAAGTTGCGTCTAAAACAAACGATGAAGCTGGTGACGGTACAACAACTGCGACGGTGCTTGCTCAAGCTATCTACCGTGAAGGTGCGAAGCTTGTCACTGCGGGCCACAATCCAATGGCTATCAAACGTGGTATCGACAAAGCTGTAACGATTGTTATTGATGAGCTCAAAAAAATGGCGAAGCCAGTTAAGGGTTCAAACGAAGTTGCACAAGTTGGATCTATCTCTGCAAACAACGATAAAGAAATCGGAACTATGCTTGCAGATGCAATGGATAAAGTAGGCCGCGAAGGCGTAATCACGATCGAAGAATCTAAAACTGCAAAAACTGAAGTTACAGTAGTAGAAGGTATGCAATTTGACCGTGGCTACCTTTCTCCATACTTCGTAACAAATGCAGAGAGAATGGAAGCTGTTCTTGAGAACGCATATGTTCTTGTTTACGACAAAAAAATCTCTTCAATGAAAGACATGATCAACATCCTTGAAGGCGTTGCAAAACAAGGCCGTCAATTGTTAATCATCGCTGAAGATGTTGAAGGTGAAGCATTAGCGACTCTTGTTGTGAATAAGCTTCGTGGAACTCTTCACATCTGTGCAGTTAAAGCTCCTGGTTTCGGCGATCGTCGTAAATCAATGCTTGAGGATATCGCTATCCTTACTGGCGCAAAAGTTATCTCTGAAGACATGGGTCGTAAACTTGAGCAAGCAACTATCGAAGATCTTGGTGTTGCTAAGCGCGTAGTTGTTGATAAAGACAATACAACAGTTATTGATGGTGCTGGTAAAAAAGCAGACATCTCTGCTCGCGTAGCTTCTATCAAAGCTCAAATCGAAGAAACTTCATCTGATTATGATAAAGAGAAGCTTAAAGAGCGCCTAGCTAAATTAGCTGGTGGTGTTGCTGTTATTCACGTAGGTGCTCCTTCAGAAGTTGAAATGAAAGAGAAAAAACACCGCGTAGAAGATGCTTTGAATGCAACTCGCGCAGCTGTTGAAGAAGGTATCGTAGCAGGTGGTGGTACATCACTTCTAAGAGCTTCTATGGCTATTGAAAAATCTCAATTCGGTGAAGAAGAGCAATTTGGTGCGATGATTATTAAACGCGCTTGTGAAGAGCCAATTCGTCAAATCTCTGCCAACGCTGGTCTTGATGGTGCTATCGTTCTTGATCGTATTCTTCAAAACAAGTCTGTTTCATGGGGTTTCAATGCTTACTCTGATGAATACACTGACTTAATCAAAGACGGTGTTATTGATCCAGTTAAAGTTGTTCGTTGTGCTCTTACGAATGCCGCGTCTGTATCTTCATTGATGCTTACAACTGAGACTATGATTGCTGAAGCTCCTAAAAAAGATGCTCCTGCTCCAATGGGTGACCATGGTGGCATGGGTATGGGTGGTATGGGCGGAATGATGTAA